The nucleotide sequence ATTTGTTTGTACAAATAGTATTtccatatatcaattttttttttttttacccattTCAATCAGAAAAGTACCAACACCAAACAGGCAAAATCTTTACCCATTATAGTTTCTGCATAAATTCAATCAGAATTTGATTCCctttaccaaaaatattgtctttttataATAAGAGTCTCAATATCAATCTATATGCCTTTTTGAATTCAAACCACTTTCAAGTATCAAGAAACAACCCCATTCCTCATTGTTTGTTTCAACCTTTGAAATATTGATGACCCGGAATCAATTTTTGTTACTGCATTTGTGTAAGGAATCATGTTGGGTttgtttatattttatttttattttatataaatagtaAAAGGAATCTGCTTTCTTTTTTAATTCTAGGTTTAGTAATCACAGCAAGCTGTAGCTTAGCAACTACTGTCTATTCACTCCatctttacattactttactttATGCTCTGTTGAAAGTTTAACACTTTGTTGTCTGTTGCACATAATTTTCACTTTTCATCCTTTATAATCATCACAACATGGCAATTGCAATTTGCAATGTATCTTCAAGAGTAAATATATACGTACTAAATGTAAAGATATTATTATGCCCTGTTACACTTGATTTCTTTCTTTCTCATGAGGAGTGTTTGGTTTCCTATCTTTTGTACTGTAAAGCTGCCATTTTGTTCCTTGTTGAGTCTTGCAAGATAATGAGTAGACACTAGTTTAACTCTAAACCTAAGTCTAGTTTTGGTCAAACCtaacctttttttttcttttgtttattttattagttCAACTTTACCCTTATATTAGCTTAAGTTTTCATAGATCCTACTGTGCTTTTTTCACTTTTTTTACTTTTGTAGTTTCTTGTTCTTGAATCTTGATTTCATAGCAATATATGGCTTCTTCAGAGgatgataacaataacaacaataatactaacactattaataatgaaaatgaaatgggTTATCAATATAGAGGTGAAATGAGTTCAGGATCCATGTTTAACAACAAATCTTCAAGTGGGTCGGGTAATAATCTATTCGGGTCATGTTGGGATCCACTTGAGAATTTTGGTGGGTCATCTGCTTACCTTCAAAATCATCATCAGTATCATCAATCTGGTTCAGCCATTGGGTCTTTTGGAAGTGGAAGTTTCTCAGAAATGGTGAATCCTTTTGTCAACACCAATATGGTACTGTTTTACTTCATAAAGTTTGAATCTTGATCTTGTTTGAATATGTGTGGTAAAAATGTGTTTTTTGTTTCATTGTAGAATGGTGAAAGAGATGAAAAAAATGATGGGTCTGGTGAAAATAATAAATCTTCAGAGAAAAATGGAAAGAAACTGAGAATTGATTCAAGTGAGAAACAAATTGGAAAACAAATAGTAAAAGATACTTCTGATAATAGTGGTAAAGATAATAGTTACATTCATGTTAGGGCTAAAAGAGGTCAGGCTACCAACAGTCACAGCCTTGCTGAAAGGGTATAAATTTTGtgccttttttaatttttttgttaaATGTTTATATAATCTTGAATATATGTTGATTGGTAATTGGCTTATTCAGGTTAGGAGGGAAAAAAttagtgagagaatgaagttgctTCAAGAACTTGTTCCTGGCTGCAATAAGGTAGAACAAATTACAGTACTGTTATAATGTTATATTCATGTTTATTAATTTCTGTTTATTTGATTGGTTTGATTAATGGTGCTTAATTTTGGTAAAAGATTACTGGAAAAGCAGTAATGCTTGATGAAATTATCAACTATGTTCAGTCTCTTCAACAACAGGTGGAGGTATGTTCTGTTTTacttttctataactataacatattattattacttttaatgaaATATGTAATGTAATTGTGTTTTGATACTTACCTTTTGATCAAAGTATATGTTGTCTAGGGATTTAAAACTATAGAATTGGCTTTGAATTTATCAACATTCCCACTTAAGTTGAGGTTTTACCTGTATCAAGATTTATGATCTTGCTAGTTACTGTTCAGATAACTTATGATATGAATAGCTGTTTTGAGCTCAAGTCTTAAAAATGTTTATGTGCCTGCAGTTTTTATCGATGAAACTTGCGACTGTAAATCCAGAAATGAACGTCGACATTGATCGGCTTATGTTTAAAGATGTAAGTTCCTGATAGTTAATTGCAGTTACCTTCATCATCACTAAGGGTATGTTTGGTAGGGatctttttggagcttttagctTCTAGCTTTTATGAAAAAGTTCGTTACTAATAAAAAACTTCGTTTGGTTAAACGAGCTTAAAGCTTTTTGGCTGAGGAAAAATGCTAGAAGCTAAAAGTTACTAAAACTAGCGTCTAAGAAAAAACTCCTAGCTCTTTGTCATTTTAATCTCATTTTTAACAGTTTCAGCTACTCTATCAAATACATAAATACATCTGAAAAGCTACCGGCGAACACTAGTTTTACCAAACATACCCTAAACAGAATTAGGACCCCCTACCCCCTAATTGGGAAAATGTAACACCATTAATGATTTGTCTTCTGTGTGTAGATTTTACACTCACGGGGTGGCAGTTCGAATCCAGCTTTTGGGTTTGGGCCAACATTGACTACTTCTCATTCATATCCACATGGGAGCTTGCCTGTTATTCCAACATCAATTACACCGTTGCATCCTATCCATCCTCAGGTACATTCGCTGTCATCATGTTTTTCTACCATTTTTCATTAGCATTAGGGTTAGGATGTCGTTAATGGCTGCATCTCAACTTTTTTTCCTTTTGTTTTCTTAATCCCTTGTGACATTTTGTAATCTTATAGCCTGTATGGGATAACGATCTTCACAATCTTCTTCAAATGGGATTTGATGTGAATCCGGGAATCAACAATCTTGGACCAAATGGTAATTTAATAACAAATTATTTGAATAAAATATAGTGCAAACGATTTATGTTATTATAATCATGAGTGGTGTTTTTGTATATAGCAGGGCGAGCGAAGATGGACCTTTAGAGCTCGAGAACTTGAAGCGATTAAATTATCTTCTAACAAGAACTAATGACGTGCAGATCAAAGTTCGACACAGGAAATggatttataaagaaagaaaacaagtttttttttttttttcctggaAAAAAAGGGTTGTATAGGTTTTATCCCAACTCTTAACTGTTTGTTCTTCGAGTTTTAACAGAAGATGACTCGTTGAGATTTTACGAACCATGTACATTATACCGAATATataagaaaaagaaaagaagaaaaaaacggACTTGGTTTGGTTGGGGAATATGCGTTGTGCGTGAGGATTTTTTTGGAGATTAAACAGTTGAAGGGAAGATTTGCTGTAAAGAGTGTTGATTGTTAGGGAAGGAAACAAAATACCAAGAAAAAATGATGTTATTTGATGACAAATATTTTGTTGTATTGAAATGAAGGTTTTTGGTTTTCTTTTTAGGTTCTATGTGTTGATAATGAAATAATTATGTTCACACATCGCTTTCATATGAAGCATTGTTTGTTCCTGGCTATTGATCTGTAAATGAGTAGTCTTGTTCACACTTTGTGTTAGTTTAAAGAGGGTACTAGTTTTTTTTTCTCCTAATTGTGATATTTTCACCATTACATTTGATAAATTTACTACGGAGTACTATTATGTATTGAATTACGATACAAGCCTTATGCTAACAAACGCTACGGTGGCGCCTCTCTGAAATATAGTTCAATCAATGCCGTATTGTCTTTCTTCACTTGTAGAACAAACTTGGTTGACGAACAAGTATTTGACAAACTCACACCATCCATTTCAAAAGGGATTTATCGATTCATTACTCATTGTTATACCATACGTGTCCCTCAGAGCCACTAAAGTCGGCTTCCTCCCCTGTGACGGTCCAAATCGATCgctattcttttctttctttcttgttaTCTTGAATTGTTGGTTTTGAATTGTTATAGAAAGACTATTTCTCACAATTGCTCCTTGTGATGCTACTCAATGTTCAATTGTGATGGGCTTTGTTTTTGTTATTGCGGGTTAGCTTCTATAGTTCTATATTTAAAACGCATGGTTTCTTGACACTTGTAGTTTCTTTATGGGTCATCATATAGGATAGGAATATACTTTATGCAAAACAAGAATAAGCCCTATATGTTTTAACCTTCTTTCTTCCTTCCTACTTGTCACTCTGTTTGGTCGATGTGAAGTCGCCAGAGGGTCAGTTTTACCCTTTATTACTTGTCACTCTgcaactttcatttcatccaacTCTCGTGGAGTCGCAAAACCGAGAAGAGTGCCATTGCTGGTGGTCTTATAGATATCA is from Rutidosis leptorrhynchoides isolate AG116_Rl617_1_P2 chromosome 10, CSIRO_AGI_Rlap_v1, whole genome shotgun sequence and encodes:
- the LOC139873312 gene encoding transcription factor bHLH74-like: MASSEDDNNNNNNTNTINNENEMGYQYRGEMSSGSMFNNKSSSGSGNNLFGSCWDPLENFGGSSAYLQNHHQYHQSGSAIGSFGSGSFSEMVNPFVNTNMNGERDEKNDGSGENNKSSEKNGKKLRIDSSEKQIGKQIVKDTSDNSGKDNSYIHVRAKRGQATNSHSLAERVRREKISERMKLLQELVPGCNKITGKAVMLDEIINYVQSLQQQVEFLSMKLATVNPEMNVDIDRLMFKDILHSRGGSSNPAFGFGPTLTTSHSYPHGSLPVIPTSITPLHPIHPQPVWDNDLHNLLQMGFDVNPGINNLGPNAGRAKMDL